The following proteins come from a genomic window of Pyxidicoccus sp. MSG2:
- a CDS encoding FHA domain-containing protein, with product MNRTSRTVAVSDPLWTALETMSREMGVDRDVLLNQAIFSLARQFGFITPTQVNLLDGATAASAPAVQQLEKPREERPRVDVAEPRRDLAEDADTGGPPTVLAVGGGAASAGPDAPEPTDEKAGTQSPQVDVAALRQGAVARIRDIIADVDRLVEPVDERLRAEAEDSDDEEALDDEEASDDEEASDDEEASDDEEASDDEDASDDEEASNDEDASDDEDASDDEEASDDEDASDDEEASDDEDDEARPGAAGGAAAAAGGATVPTPKPPAPVETTIIVPTTSGVLLHIRLDGGEPVRVARERFIIGRGAHCDLMVKSARVSREHAAVVREGAEFFIEDLTSSNGTWFDNTRISRRLVSDGDEYLLGGIRVTFTLG from the coding sequence ATGAATCGCACTTCCCGCACGGTCGCTGTTTCGGATCCGCTCTGGACCGCCCTGGAGACGATGAGCCGCGAGATGGGCGTGGACCGCGACGTCCTGCTCAATCAGGCCATCTTCTCGCTGGCGCGTCAGTTCGGCTTCATCACCCCGACCCAGGTCAATCTCCTGGATGGGGCCACGGCTGCGTCCGCGCCGGCCGTACAGCAGTTGGAGAAGCCGCGCGAAGAAAGGCCACGCGTGGACGTGGCGGAGCCCCGTCGCGACCTCGCGGAAGATGCCGACACCGGAGGCCCGCCCACGGTGCTCGCGGTAGGGGGAGGGGCTGCGAGCGCTGGGCCGGACGCGCCGGAGCCGACGGACGAGAAGGCTGGCACTCAGAGCCCCCAGGTGGACGTGGCGGCGCTCCGGCAGGGGGCCGTGGCGCGGATACGAGACATCATCGCGGACGTCGATCGTCTGGTTGAGCCCGTGGACGAGCGGCTCCGCGCGGAGGCGGAAGACTCGGACGACGAGGAGGCTTTGGACGACGAGGAGGCTTCGGACGACGAGGAGGCTTCGGACGACGAGGAGGCCTCGGACGACGAGGAGGCCTCGGACGACGAGGACGCCTCGGACGACGAGGAGGCCTCGAATGACGAAGACGCCTCGGATGACGAAGACGCCTCGGACGATGAGGAGGCTTCGGACGACGAAGACGCCTCGGACGATGAGGAGGCTTCGGACGACGAGGACGATGAGGCGCGCCCGGGTGCCGCTGGGGGCGCGGCCGCCGCGGCAGGCGGAGCGACGGTTCCTACGCCGAAGCCTCCCGCTCCCGTGGAGACCACCATCATCGTCCCGACGACGTCAGGCGTGCTGCTTCACATCCGCCTCGACGGGGGCGAGCCGGTGCGGGTCGCCCGCGAGCGCTTCATCATCGGCCGTGGGGCGCACTGCGACCTGATGGTGAAGTCGGCGCGCGTCTCCCGCGAGCACGCCGCGGTGGTGCGAGAGGGCGCGGAGTTCTTCATCGAGGACCTCACGTCGTCGAACGGCACGTGGTTCGACAACACCCGCATCTCCCGCCGCCTCGTATCGGACGGGGACGAGTACCTCCTCGGAGGAATCCGGGTGACCTTCACCCTCGGGTGA